The Mauremys mutica isolate MM-2020 ecotype Southern chromosome 1, ASM2049712v1, whole genome shotgun sequence genome has a segment encoding these proteins:
- the WBP2NL gene encoding postacrosomal sheath WW domain-binding protein isoform X1, with the protein MALNRNHSQGGGVIAPPGESILKHCKDVELSFSDVSDKAEIFKGTKKGMVYLTPYRMIFVSKGKDPLMSFMMPFYLVKGCSVEQPVFAANYIKGVIQAEAGGGWEGQASFKMTFNSGGAIEFGQLMFRVATNASRGAPAQNTGYGYMPAFVGYTPAPGGYSPAPGGYAPQPANGPSPYVPPPMNGYGPAPQPMGYPYAPPPGMYPPPPDMNPLYMAPPPPYPGPPTAGPSAPTAPTAPTACMEPGMPGGSKAAEAASSAYYNPANPHNVYMPMDQPPPYAPPAEKKNN; encoded by the exons ATGGCGCTGAACAGGAACCACTCGCAGGGCGGCGGGGTCATCGCCCCCCCCGGGGAGAG tatTCTTAAGCATTGTAAAGATGTGGAGCTTTCCTTCAGCGATGTGTCTGACAAGGCTGAAATCTTCAAAGGCACCAAGAAGGGAATGGTATACCTCACCCCCTACAGG ATGATCTTTGTGTCTAAAGGCAAGGACCCCCTGATGTCCTTCATGATGCCATTCTACTTGGTGAAAGGGTGCTCCGTCGAGCAGCCTGTCTTCGCTGCCAATTACATCAAAGGCGtgatccaggctgaggcaggag GGGGCTGGGAAGGGCAGGCTTCCTTTAAAATGACCTTCAACAGTGGAGGAGCCATTGAGTTTGGACAATTGATGTTCAGGGTTGCCACTAATG CTTCCAGAGGGGCTCCTGCCCAGAATACTGGCTATGGCTATATGCCTGCCTTTGTGGGGTACACCCCTGCTCCAGGAGGTTATTCACCGGCACCAGGGGGCTATGCCCCTCAGCCAGCTAATGGACCTTCCCCTTACGTGCCCCCCCCAATGAATGGATATGGACCAGCTCCACAACCCATGGGATACCCTTACGCACCACCTCCAG GCATGTACCCACCTCCTCCTGACATGAACCCCCTGTAtatggctcctcctcccccctaccCCGGCCCTCCTACCGCAGGACCTTCAGCCCCTACAGCTCCCACAGCCCCTACAGCCTGCATGGAGCCTGGAATGCCAG GTGGCAGTAAAGCAGCAGAAGCAGCTTCGAGTGCCTATTACAACCCAGCCAATCCCCACAATGTCTATATGCCTATG GACCAGCCGCCTCCTTATGCACCTCCTGCTGAGAAAAAGAACAACTAA
- the WBP2NL gene encoding postacrosomal sheath WW domain-binding protein isoform X2 produces MVYLTPYRMIFVSKGKDPLMSFMMPFYLVKGCSVEQPVFAANYIKGVIQAEAGGGWEGQASFKMTFNSGGAIEFGQLMFRVATNASRGAPAQNTGYGYMPAFVGYTPAPGGYSPAPGGYAPQPANGPSPYVPPPMNGYGPAPQPMGYPYAPPPGMYPPPPDMNPLYMAPPPPYPGPPTAGPSAPTAPTAPTACMEPGMPGGSKAAEAASSAYYNPANPHNVYMPMDQPPPYAPPAEKKNN; encoded by the exons ATGGTATACCTCACCCCCTACAGG ATGATCTTTGTGTCTAAAGGCAAGGACCCCCTGATGTCCTTCATGATGCCATTCTACTTGGTGAAAGGGTGCTCCGTCGAGCAGCCTGTCTTCGCTGCCAATTACATCAAAGGCGtgatccaggctgaggcaggag GGGGCTGGGAAGGGCAGGCTTCCTTTAAAATGACCTTCAACAGTGGAGGAGCCATTGAGTTTGGACAATTGATGTTCAGGGTTGCCACTAATG CTTCCAGAGGGGCTCCTGCCCAGAATACTGGCTATGGCTATATGCCTGCCTTTGTGGGGTACACCCCTGCTCCAGGAGGTTATTCACCGGCACCAGGGGGCTATGCCCCTCAGCCAGCTAATGGACCTTCCCCTTACGTGCCCCCCCCAATGAATGGATATGGACCAGCTCCACAACCCATGGGATACCCTTACGCACCACCTCCAG GCATGTACCCACCTCCTCCTGACATGAACCCCCTGTAtatggctcctcctcccccctaccCCGGCCCTCCTACCGCAGGACCTTCAGCCCCTACAGCTCCCACAGCCCCTACAGCCTGCATGGAGCCTGGAATGCCAG GTGGCAGTAAAGCAGCAGAAGCAGCTTCGAGTGCCTATTACAACCCAGCCAATCCCCACAATGTCTATATGCCTATG GACCAGCCGCCTCCTTATGCACCTCCTGCTGAGAAAAAGAACAACTAA